A window of Halovivax gelatinilyticus genomic DNA:
ACCAGCTAACTAGCGCGACCGTCGAGAGGGCGATGACGTACTTCAGTCCGCTCAGCAGCTTCGCATCTCGCATGTAGCCGCTGATGAACCCGGACAGGATGGCGTGCATCGTCACAGCGTGGAAGAACAGAAGTGACATCAGGTTCACGTCGATATTATCGCTGAGATCCATATCCGACATCGGACCACCCGCAGCTTGTGCTTGATCTGCATCCACCTCTCCTTCGGTCCCGAGTCCAGACATCGTCTCCAGGAACTGCGTCTGCAAGATCGCGATCACGGCGAGCATCGTCATGAACGTCATGATGATGATGACGACTTGCATCCGCGTGCGCGACTTTCGGTCGCGCTCGATGTCGTCGTGGTTCTCACTCGCTCGTGCGGCCGTCCGAAGGACGTTCGAAATCTGATTCGACGCCTCCTGGGCTTTCGTAATCAATTTCACCGTTCGAGCCAGCCGCGGGATGTGGTACTTGTTGTTGAACTCGATCATCGTCGCTTTCAGACTCATCCCGTAGTTGACCTTGGTGTGCATCTGCTCGAACTCGCCGGCCAGTTTACCATTCGTCGTGTCCGACACCGATTTCAGCGATTCGAGCAGCGTGAGCCCCGTATCGTTCGCACTCGAGAGTTTTCGGAGGTCTTCAGAGAGCGTCGAAACGACCTGGTGTCTGGATCTGACGTTCCACTCGTAAAAGATCGCAAGCGGTATCATCGTTGCGTACACCGGAAAGTAGACGTAGATGAACGTCCCCCAGACCGGATTTTCTTGCATTCCCGACCAGCTCGTCGGCGCGGAGTCTTGAACCATCGCTGACGTTACGATGACCAGGACGGCGGGGACGGTAAGCGCGAGTGTGTACATCGGATTCTCTCGGAAGAAGTGATGCGGTCGCTGGAGGACGTTCATCGTCTCGTGTGTCCCCTCCCGATTCTTGATCCGATCGAACACCCGGTGGCTGCCAGTGAACTGCTCGATGAGTCCCAGATCGAGCAGGCTGCTGTTCTGGGTCGCTCGTAACCGCTCGTGACCGCCGTCGGGACTGAGGTAGCCGTCGCCGATCTCGTCGTGTTTCACCGTCGACACGAGAACGATGAACCCGATCCCAGTCAGTGGAATTAGGGCGTAGACCGAGATGTAGATCATGCTTATCGAGACGTCAGAACCCGGAATCATCTGCATGATCACCAGGATGATGATCAAGAGTAGCGGAAACAGCGAGAGCGTCATGTACATCTCGCCGAATAGCTCCAGGGTCTCTAACGTGAGTTCCTGTTGCTGTTTGGCCGTCCGCATGTGCTTTTCTTTCTTATCCGAGAGGAAACTCTCCATGTCGCCACCGCTGTTGACGATCGAGAGCATATCTGTCAAAAATTGAGACAGCTCGTCGCTCGGTGTCTCGATCGCCTGATTTCGAATTGCCGTTCGATAGTCCGTATCGAAGTATTCAGTTTCGTTTACGATACTCTGAAACTCCTTCGAGACCTCGCCGTACGTATCGTCGGCTTCGGCCATCGCTTCTAAAATTTCGAGCTGGTTGAGCCCGCCAACCGAGAGGGCGTACATGAACGAGACCGAGTCGGTAAGCAACATGTTGATCTCGCGTTTTCTGGCTGACGCTCTCGAGTATGGGACGGCGACGAGCGATCCGAAGCCGAGTGCGAACCCGAGCGACCCAAAGACGATGCCACAGAGAATAACCAGAGTCGGTATTTTAACCGTCTCCCAGAGGTTGAGCATCGTTTCGCTCGACATCGGTACGCCGAAGATTTCTTCGACTTCGACGAGCCCCGTTCCGAAGACGGCCCAGCCGATGAGTAATCCCAGAATCCAGAGGAACAAGCCGCTGATGAACCCGATACCGATTGCACGGGAGAGGTACATCTCGACCGTGTCCGTCATTCTGGCCTGAGCGAGCTTCTTCTCCACGTCGGCGGCGAACTGGCTGTCGTCGCTAAACAGCCGGGCGTAGACCGGATAGAACGTATCACCGAGGGTGTCGGAGTCGCCGAATCGGGTATCCGATGGATCTCTCTGCTGAAAACTCATGACTCGTCCTCTTCGTCGAATCGATCGGCTTGTTCGTCCCCTTCGGCTTCGTTTACGTCGTCGCTACCGGTCTCACTCCGGGGGGACGCCTCGTTTTCGTCCTGCTCTGACGAACCGAAGATCGATTCCTCGTCCGACTCCCGGTCGAAGATCGAGCCAGAATCGCCTGTATCGGGCTCAGTATCGTCGAACATGGGCCCGTCTTCCGTGCCAAAGATCGACCCGGTGTCGTCGTCTTCTGTGTTGTCTGTCGACTCGTCCCCGGTCGACTGTTCCGACTGAAGCTCTCCCGATTCCCACGCGTCGTCGGCACTGTCACTGGCTGGTTCCCACTCGGTCTCGTCGTCCGTTGCTCGATCGGATCGGTCAGTTTTACTCACTTCCTTCGTTCGCGCTCGTCGACCGAGATCCCACTCCGGCTCGCTCTCATCCGACTCGTCTCCTCCCGGTGAGAAGATCGAAGCGAGATCGTCCTCCGGGAACATCGAGTCGAAATCTGACGTATCCGGTTGCAACGAGTCGTCTTCTTCAGATGGCTCAGATTCGATGGTGCCCGATTCGAGCGCTTCCAGCGTATCTTCCATCCCGGTAAAGAGACTCTCCAGTCCGTCACCAGAATCGTCCGCCGATCGGTCCGTCGCGTCCGGGTCGCTGATTGTGGGCGACGGCTCTTCGAGTTCGAGCGTGTCATCGGACGTCGCATCGAGTTCGGCCGACTCTGTAGGGTCGTCGCTTCCTTCCAGTGCCGGTGGATGCGCTACGGCTTCGCTTTCGTCAGTTTCGACCGTTTCCTGGGCGGTTCCTGAGGCCTCAACTGTCTTGGTTTCGATTCCATCATCCTCGAGCCAGGATGGCGTCTCGGCTTCGGCTTCGACACCTGCCTCCGCCGAGGGTTCGTCGAAAGTGAACGCTTCGTCTTCGTCGGCGCCCCACTCGGGTGCCGGTCCGGTCACGAACGCTTCGTCGAAGTCGAACGCTTCCTCATCCGTTGGTTCGAACGCAGTTTCATCCGCTTCGACCTGCTCCAGCGCGCTTGCAAGCCCACTCGGGACGCGCCCGCGATACTCGTCGAAGAGTGACTCTTCGGCTCGCTCTAGGATGTCCATCGACAGGTTATAGGTCTCTGTTGATGCGTCCGGGCGTGGAACGAGTTCTTCCTTTTCGGGATCGACGTCGATCTTGACGCTCTCCATCTCGCGGAGGTCGGCGAGGCTGTGTTCTAACTGATCGTTCGCGATCAGCGTGAGAATGGTATCCGGATCGTTGATGAACGCCTGAACCGTCGCTGCCACCTCGGCGTACGTATTCAACCCGTTTCTGATCAGGTAGGCCAGAATCACCTTCCGCTTGAACAGTTCGTCCTGGAGCTTCTCGTAGTTCCAGCCCCGATCGAACATGATCTCGTCTAGGGTGTTCGAATCACCCATTTTGAGATACTCGTCCGTCTCGGCTTGCCACTGGTAGACGTCTTGAACGTTTATCTCGTCGTTCTCCGCCTCGTAGTGGTTAATCTCGGTTAGCGACTTGTTCCGCCGGACCTTGCGTCCCTGTACTCGCGTCTGGGTCTGGATGGAAACGAGATCCAGAGCTGTGAACATCGTCTTCGAGACATTGATCGGATCCGTCGTAAATCGCTTTAGCACCTCGTCGACCGAGTCGGCGTGGAAGGTAGTGTACGTAGTGTGACCCGTCGACATCACCTGAAACAGCGTTCGACCTTCTTCTCCACGGATCTCACCCATGACGATGTAGTCGGGTCGTTGACGCAGTGCCGCTTCTAGCAGGTCGAACTCGTCGATATCGCCGGTGGAGTCGTCGGAGAACGACGGCCGGGTCATCGAGGCGATCCAGTTTCGTTGCGGGAGTTCGACTTCGCGTGTATCTTCGATCGAGACGATCTTCGTGTTCGCCGGTATGAAAAGCGATACGGCGTTAAGCGAGGTCGTCTTCCCGGACGCAGTCCCGCCGGCGAAGATCAGGCTCTTGTGATTTTCGATACTCAGCCAGAGAAACGCCATCTCGTCTAGGCTGAACGTGTTCCAGTTTATCAGGTCGATCGGGGTGAACGGGACGTCCTTGAACTGCCTGATCGTGTAGTTCGTCCCGTGATCGGAAACTTCCTGCCCGAGTGTGAGCTGTGCCCGCGAACCGTCCGGCAGCGTCGCGTCGACCTGTGGAAGTCGCTTACTGATACCTTTCCCCGACCGCTGTGCGAGTTTGACAACGAAATCGTCCAGATCGTCTTCACCGTGATACACGTTGGAGATGATCTGTTCGTATTCGGAATGGTAGACGAAGACGGGCGAGTTGTACCCGTCACAGGAGATGTCCTCGACGTTGATGTCGTGTTTGACCGGATCGATTCGTTCGTAGCCGATGAAGTCGCGTTTTAACATGTACAGCAACTTTTCGACCTGGTACTCGTTGAGGGTGTCAGGATCTTCCTCGAGAAGTATCGGTTCCGGCCTGACCGAAATACCCTGGAGCGGTGCGTGCGTTTCCGCCTCATCTTCGTCGTCGCTATCTTCGTCATCGTCGAAGAACTCTTTGAACGACTCGATGATTCCCATCGTCGTCGCGTTGCTCGACTCTTCGAACAGATCGTATCGTTTGAGCAACCGACGGGTCTCTCGTTCGATGACCTCTCTACGGCCGTCCTCGTTTCGCTTGTTCTTGACGCCATCGTCGGCGTACTTGATCGCCGTTCTGAGTTTCCCCGAGAGAAATTCCTGTAGTTCCCGTTCGATCTCGTTTCGGTACGGCTCGACGACGTAGTACTTCTTCTCGTTTTCTTTCTCCGAGTGGAAGATGATGATGAACGAATACGGTTTGTTGACCCAGTATCGCTCCGTCTCTTTGAAGTGGAGTTTCTTCTCAAACGGAACGGTTTTTTCGAGATCGTATCGGTTGACGACGGTCGTATTCCCGTGATCGGTCGAGAAGAACTCGTCTTCATCCAGGTCTTCGTTGACGTCGACCGTCCGTTCGTCGACGAGCTCGTCGAGTTCCATCGCCGCGTTACCTGCGGCGTGAAGCTGGGATTCGATCGAATCGGGATCGAATCCGAGCGCCTCTTCGCCGTCGAACCGATCGATGTCACCCTCTTTCGTCCGTGGTCGCGATCCGTCGTCGTCGTAGTAGTACTCCCACTTGTAGTGCTCCCAGGTGTAGACATCTTTGACCACGGGCGTCGTTTCCGGGTTAACGTACTCGAGAAATTCGTTCCAGAGATATTTCGCATTCGGAGCGAACGTCTCGGTGATCAGTGATTCGACATCGTCCGGGTGGTATCCAAGATAGGTCGTCGGGTCGAAATCGACCCGATCCCAGTCGGAGCCACGTGGAACGGATGCACGCCCGTCCGCGTCGAGGCCGAGCTGTTGACCCGAATCGGTCGAATCTTCTGGGTAGAGCGTCGAAACGTCCGTCTCGTACCCGTACTCGGTCATGAAATCCTCCCACGTGTACGATCCTACTCGAACGGCTGCGCCGCTCGTCGGACCGCTCGTTTCATCGGAATCCGGGGTCGAATCTGACGAGTCCCCGTCAGAAAATCCCCGAACGCCGGTGTGGTCGCCCTCGTCAATAGCCATTAACACCCTCCAAACACTCACCCATCAAAAAATTCATCCACAAATTATCGGGCATGATAATTCGAACCACACCACGGTCCGGCGTTCTCCCGTCCGGTTGACACCCTAACATTTCAAACCCTGTGCACATATGATTCGATCTGTGTATGTTCGTACCTCACGGGTCTTTTATTTTATGATTGTTGACTCTCTGTTCACATTACTTATTGATCTATAAGCTTCGGTAACGGTCATCGACCATCGGGCAGTGGCGACTGGTACAGTGGGTGAAATTGGATCTACCGCCACACGCAAACTGAACCGACTTCTCAAATTCGCACTCCGCTACCGGCCCACTCCCCCTCAAAGCCACGGACGGGCGTGACGGGAGTCGAACCACGCCTGAGAACCCACTCGCTCCGCTCGTGAAACCTCTGTCTGATTCGAATCCCACAATCCGTCATCGGCATCGCTTCGCTCAGCACGATGACGGGCGTGACGGGATTCGAACCCGTGATCAGAAGGTTAGGAACCTACTGCCCTCTCCGCTAGGCCACACGCCCCGGGGCTGAAAACGGAGTCAGTTCGTTTCCGTTTCGGTGTCGGTCTCGGCTTCGGTGTCGTCGTCGGTGACGACTTCGTCGGTGTCTTCTTCGGTCGCTTCTTCGAATCCGGTCTCTCGCATCTCTTCGAGTTCGGTTTCGACTTTCTCTTTTCCTTTCTGGAACTCACCCATGGCCTCTCCGGTCGACCTGGCGAGCTTCGGAATCTTGTTGGCTCCGAACAACAAGATCGCGATGAAGAGGATGATCAAGAGCTCTGGACCCCCGGGTACGCCGGGGATGAACAGTGGTGCGATTTCGGCTACCATCTCTATCCGAACCTTACCGACTGGCAATTATAACCTTTTTGGACCGAACAGGTAAGTAATGCTGGACGAACTCGGCAGATACGACCAGTAACTACGCAATTTCCGCACTGTCCGACGCTAAAACCATCTGGGATGGCGTGTCCTCTTGGCCCATCTCGTCTCTAATTGGAAGCGAACTCTCGAACGAGAGGTCGAGCTGGCCGCACAGTGCGGGCGGAAAACCAACCGTGTGCTGGACGACACTCACTCATCACATACTCGCCAACGTAGGGCTTTTTGCCACCGCAGGATATCTTCAGGTATGACCAATTCGACTTCCGGAGGCCGGCGCGTGTACGATCCAGCCGACTCACACGCGTTTCCAGACGAGAAGCTGAACTCCGTCCTCGAGTACGTAGCCGAAGACGAAGAGATCAACGCCTTCCTCGACGCGCAGAACGTAAACGCCGTCGAGCGGTTACAGTACAACGATCACGGACCGAAACACATCGACATCGTTCGAAATCGTGCGCTCTGTCTGTACGATCTCCTGAAAGCCAGTGACGTCGAGTTCAACGGCGCACAGCAACAATCACTCGACGAAGCCGACGAATCGGTCATCATTGCACTCGCGGCGACGTTACACGACGTCGGCCACACCGTCCATCGCGATCGACACGCGTTTTACTCGATCCCGCTCGCCTCCGACATCCTCGATCGAATTCTGCCGGAGTTTTACGACGTCAGCGAGGCCGTTCGCATGCGCGGTGAAATTCTTCACGCGATCCTCTGTCATCACAGCCCCGTCGAACCGCTCACCACCGAAGCCGGCATCATCAGGGTCGCAGACGCCCTCGACATGGAGCGCGGACGCTCGCGAATACCCTACGAACACGGTGGTCGCGGAATCAACACCCTCTCCAGTCAGGCGATCAGTCGCGTCTCGCTCCACGAAGGTAACTCGAGTCCGGTGATGGTCGAAATCGAGATGACGAACGCCGCCGGCGTCTATCAGGTGGACAACCTCCTGAAAGCAAAACTAAACGGCTCCGGGCTCGAAGATCACGTCAGGATCGTCGCCGTCAACACCAACGAGAACCGCGATCAACTGGTCGAACGGATCGAACTCTAATCGCGCGCGGGCGCTGTCGCATCACTTTTCTCGGTTCCCGTCTCACGTATCGACGATGTCGACACAACTCGCCGTTCTCGCCCTGGTGACCGGTCTCCTGACCGGCGGACTGTTCAGATTTCTCTCGATACCGATTCCGGCCCCACCCGAACTCCCCGGATTGCTCGGTATCGTCGGGCTCTTTCTCGGCTACAAGCTCGTCGATCACGTAGACGTCGGAATCGACGTGATAGACGTCTTCGGCATCTAACTCTCCTCACAGTTCGTACCCTCGGCTACCAATCTGAATCGATTTCAACACTGCTTCGAACCGAGAAAAACCTCGCCAATCGGCTTCAGTAACTGCGGATTTTGGGCTCGTAGGTCTTCTCCTCGCCGTCGAGGATTACCGGTCGGTAGAAGATGTTCGGTTCGCCGTCGTTCCAGGAAATCAGCGTGTGTTTGAGCCAGTTCTCGTCGTCTCGTCGCTGGTTCTCCTGGCGCCAGTGAGCCCCTCGGAACTCGTTACGCACGAGCGCGCCGAGAGTGATCGTCTCGGCGACGTCGATCAGGTTGCGCGTCTCGTAGGTCATCTGGAGGTCGGTGTTGAACGTACGCGACGGATCGGCGACGCCGACGTTCTGGTACTCTTCGCGACACTCCCGGATGACCTTCAATGCCCGCTTTAGCCCCGCTTCGGTGCGGAACACGTTGACGTCCGCGGTCATCGCTTCCTGCAACTTCGCTCGGATGTCGGCGTGATTCGTCCCGTCGTGTTCGAGCAGATACTCGACGCGCTCGCGTTCGGCCTCGACTGCTCGTTCGAGAACGTCCTCGCCGGCGGTCAGTTGGCCGCTCCCGTCGGTCGCCACTTCGCCCGCGGCTTTGGATTCGCCGAGGCCGGCACGACCCGGCTGGACCGGCGAGTCAAGGTCCGTTTCGTCTTCGACGTCCTCACCGTACCCGGTAACGATTTCGGCCTCGCCGAGATCTTCGCCGGCTGCGTGTCTGCCCGCTCGCTTTCCGAAGACGATGAGTTCGGGGAGGGCGTTGCCACCCAGTCGGTTCGCTCCGTGGACGGAGACGCAGGCACACTCGCCTGCGGCGTAAAGCCCGGAGATGCACGTCTCGCCGTTCTCGTCGGTTTCGATCCCGCCCATCGCGTAGTGCTGGCCGGGCTTGACCGGCATCGGTTCGACGAGCCCGTCGACGCCTTCGAAGTCCTCCGCGAGGTGGAGGATGTTCTCGAGTCGATCGAGAATCCGTTCCTCGCCGAGGTGGCGCATGTCGAGGTAGACGTACTCGTCGTTGACTCCCCGTCCTTCGTTCACCTCGGTTAACTCGGCTCGCGAGACGACGTCACGTGAGGCCAACTCACCGGCGTTGTTCGCGTATCCTCGTTCGAACATGAACCGCTCGCCGTCTTCGTTGTAGAGGATGCCGCCTTCGCCGCGAACGCCCTCGGAGATCAACACTCCGGTGGAGGGAAGCGACGTCGGGTGGAACTGGACGAATTCCATGTCTTCGAGCGGCACGCCGGCGCGGTAGGCGATGGCGTGCCCGTCGCCCGTACAGGAGACGGCGTTCGTGGTGTGGTCGAACGCCTGACCGGGACCGCCGGTCGTCAGGACGACGCCGTCGTTCGCTTTGAATCCTTCAATGTTCCCGGACTGGACGTCGTAGGCGACGACGCCGTGGCAGGTCCGATCGTTCGGGTCTGGCTCGTCGGTGACGGCCAGATTCATCACGTACCACTCGTCGTAGACCTGAATCCCTCGCTTGACGACCTGCTCGTACATCGTGTGAAGCAGGTGGTGGCCGGTCTCCGCACCGGCGTAGGTGGTTCGCGGGAACGAGAGCCCGCCGAACGGTCGCTGGGAGACGGTTCCGTCCTCCTCGCGGGAGAAGGGCATACCCCAGTGTTCGAGTCTGATCGTGTCTTCGGGAGCGTCCTGGGCCAGCGTCTCGATGGCGGGTGCGTCTCCGAGGTAGTCGGAGCCTTTCATCGTGTCGTAGGCGTGTAGCTCCCAGTCGTCGCCCTCTCGAAGCGCGGCGTTGATGCCACCTTCGGCCGCACCGGTGTGACTTCTGACCGGATGAAGCTTCGTGACGATCGCCGTATCGGCGCCCGCCTCGTTCGCTGCGATCGCGGCCCGGAGGCCGGCCCCTCCGGCGCCGACTACGATTACGTCGTGTTCGTACATGGTTACCAGAATTTCAGGTTTTTCTTCACGGCTTCACGCTTGAGCTCCTGAATGTGCTCGGTGAGCGGGATGTCTTTCGGACACACCTCGGTGCACGAAAACTGCGTCTGACACCGCCAGACGCCGTGTTCCTGCTCGATGATGCGAAGTCGGTGTTCGGTGAGTTCCTCCTCTTCGCGCTCGTCCATCGCAAACCGGTACGCCTTGTTGATCGCCGCGGGACCCAGGTACTGGTTGTCCCCGGCGGCGATGTTACACGAGGACATACACGCCGCACACCAGATACAGCGCGTCGACATCTTGACCTTCTCACGGTTCTCGGGCGATTGTCGCTGTTCTTCGAGATCGGATGCAGGCGGGGTGTCTTCGGACTGGAAGTACGGTTCGACGGCGTGCATCTGCTCGTAGAAGTGTTCCATCTCGACGACCAGGTCCTTTATCACCTCCTGGTGTGGAAGCGGTTCGACCCTGACGGGCTGGTCGAGTTCGGAAATCTGTGTCTTACAGGCGAGTCGCTGTCGGCCGTTGATGAAGAACGCGTCGGAGCCACAGACGGCCTGTCGGCACGAGTGTCGGAACGTAAGCGACGAGTCGAACTCGTCGCGGGCGTAGATAACCGCGTCGAGGACGGTCATTCCCTTTTCGAACGGAACGTGGAAGTCGTCGAAGCGGGGTTTCTGCTTCGCCTCGACTTCGGGGTCGAATCGGAACACCTTGAGGTGAACCGTCTCCCCGGTCGGTTCGGCCTCCTCGGCTGCCTTCTCCCGTTCGGCCTGTCGCGATGCTTTCTGCGCCATGCGTCGGTCCTGGGGTGAGGGCTCGGTGTCCGCCGATTCCTCTCCAGGTTCGGTCTCTTCCGTCTGTGGCGGTTGTTCTTGTTGGGTGCTCATACGATCCCTCCCATGATGAGTGCGACGTAGGTTCCCTGGGCGACGAGCGCGAGTCCGGCGAGCGACAGGATGACGAGGACGACGCGCTTTGGCGTCCCCGAGAGGCCCTGGTTGACCAGGGCGTTGTACACTCCGTTGACCCCGTGGAACGCCGCGGCCCACAGGAACAGGATCATCGTCAGCATGTAACCCAGGTTCTCCATTCGCATCTGCGTGCCGGCGAACGTTATCTCCCACGCGTGATTGACGAAGTGGAGTAAGAAGAAGTGAAACGCCAGCGTGACGATGAGAAAGGCTGCCGTCACTCGCTGGAGGAGCCAGGCGGTCCCACCGGGGGTAAAACTCGAGTAGCGTTCGGCCATCAGAGACCCACCTCCGTCATGAAGGTCGGGACGCTCGCGACCGTGATCGCGGCCGTGACGATCAGCGAGACGTAGAAGCTCTTATCCTGGCTGTCGAGTCCGATTCCGAGGTCGATAAGCAACAGCCGGAGGCCGTTTAGGATGTGAAAGACCGCGACTGCCAACAGACCGACTTCGAGAACCCGGACGATGAACAGGCCCTCGAGACCCTGTAGCGTGGTCGTGTAGATGTCGTCTCCGGCCATGATGGCGGTTTCCGGTTCCCCTGCGGCACCGATGGCCGTGCTCAACACGGCGATGTGGGTGAACAGGTAGCCGATCAGAATCCAGCCGGTGAACTTGTGGAGGATCCACGCCCACATTCCGGGCGCGAACTCCCGCCACCGACCGAAGTCCTCGACGAGACCGCGGTTGTAAGACTGGCTCATGTGCTCATCCGTGGGGTCACACCCCGCTGGTATAGAAGTTACTTTCCGTCGCCGCCACCACCGCCCGTGACGGCGCTTCGAGCCACCGCTTCCCGAATCAGTTCGGCCGTATCGGTCAGGTGCCGGCACCTGTCCCCGCTCGTCCCGTGTGGACGGTCCGTTCGCCGTCTATAGCGCTCGAAACCGGTCGATCGGGCCGACCGGAGAGTACGGGCTACCCGTCGCCGAAGACGGGAAGCGACTTCGCGAGTTCGCGTTCGAGGGCGGTGAGCGTGTCGTCGTCGAGCGCGACGAGGTGACAGAGCGGGTTACCCGGGTAGACGACGGGATTTTCGAGCACGCCCACGATGAGGCCGGTGAACGGGGCTTCGACCTGGACGATGTCGTCTTCCTCTTTGAACGGATTCGTGATCGTGCAGATGACCTCTCCCTCGCGGACGAGTTCGCTTCGCCCGAGTTTCATGTCGACGATCCCGCCGGCGTCGGCCCGTAACCAGGTCTTATCGCCCGCGTCCGAGATGACGGTTCGCCAGCCGGGCCAGTGAACTGACGAGTCGGGGTGACAGCCGAGTTCGGCGAGGACGCTCGCGACGCCCGTCAGCGCGCGATCGATGAGTCCTCGCTGGAATCGGTGTGCCTCGCCCATCTCGATCGTGATCGTGGGGATACCGGCGTCGGTCGACTCCCGTCGCAGCGTCCCTTCGGGTCCGCGCCCATCGATGATGACGTTCGAACTGAACGCGTGAGCGAGTCGTTTGACCGCCGGATTGTCGGTGTTCGCGCGAACGTGAAGCATGTTCGTCCGACCCCGAGTCGACGTGTGAAAATCGAGTCCAAAGTCACAAGGGGCGATGAAGTTCCTGAAGATCCGGTGGGCCATCCGTTTAGCGCTGGTCGATTCTTCGTCGCCGGG
This region includes:
- a CDS encoding succinate dehydrogenase, whose translation is MAERYSSFTPGGTAWLLQRVTAAFLIVTLAFHFFLLHFVNHAWEITFAGTQMRMENLGYMLTMILFLWAAAFHGVNGVYNALVNQGLSGTPKRVVLVILSLAGLALVAQGTYVALIMGGIV
- the sdhC gene encoding succinate dehydrogenase, cytochrome b556 subunit; the encoded protein is MSQSYNRGLVEDFGRWREFAPGMWAWILHKFTGWILIGYLFTHIAVLSTAIGAAGEPETAIMAGDDIYTTTLQGLEGLFIVRVLEVGLLAVAVFHILNGLRLLLIDLGIGLDSQDKSFYVSLIVTAAITVASVPTFMTEVGL
- a CDS encoding succinylglutamate desuccinylase/aspartoacylase family protein: MADVESEPDAGETAEPFTYDGGRIDPGESANIRYGISETYLGDPIRIPVTIVNGEHPGPTVFLTAASHGDELNGIEVVREVAHDWDHAGLHGTLVCIPVMNVPGFLAQERYLPIYDRDLNRSFPGDEESTSAKRMAHRIFRNFIAPCDFGLDFHTSTRGRTNMLHVRANTDNPAVKRLAHAFSSNVIIDGRGPEGTLRRESTDAGIPTITIEMGEAHRFQRGLIDRALTGVASVLAELGCHPDSSVHWPGWRTVISDAGDKTWLRADAGGIVDMKLGRSELVREGEVICTITNPFKEEDDIVQVEAPFTGLIVGVLENPVVYPGNPLCHLVALDDDTLTALERELAKSLPVFGDG